GCTTCCAACTCAACGGGGAAAATGGAGAGAgaggaaaaatcaatttacctTTTCTGATTattacaatatctttgtttatgTTCTAATTTTAAGCAAACTGAATAGTTATCAAAAATCTATGCAAGTCTTGAACTGTCTCACtgcttgtgaaaaaaaatcacactttcatgtctttttttaattttttttttgggggggggggggtgatggtCGATTATCAATTGAATTGCTTCCACTAATTATATCGATCAGTGTGGTGTTAATCACACAGTTTATAGGCCCTatattttattagaaaatattgatttttgataataaatactTATATATTACGTAAATTATCAGCAGCAAATGACAGAGGCAAATATCATGAAGAATTACATTATAATATTCACAGATGATAATAATCATTAAAGAGCTTCAGGAACcagaaatgataaataaatacaagataaCTGCAAAAAGTGAAAATACTTTGAACAGTAGTAACTgttaaataaacacaaataaaacaagcaaaaacaaacataaaattaacataaataaataaaacagaaaacaatgaCAACATCGAATCAGATGTTGAATTTGGTCTGCCCTCTTTGTATCGTTGTATAAAATtgatcatgaaaaaaatattttaaaattatttcttccTGAATTACTGAATACAAGAAGTCAAATTCTAATGGAggataataaaatgaaatagatcgcggtatatagatatatagatatagatagatagatatttcAATGGTTAATAttcgatttaaaaaaacatgagtAGAGTACTTTCTGTTTCTAGATTGGTGGTGTGCGCGGATCTAAAATTGTTTCTCTAGAGTAACTTTGTTTGCCGTGAAGGAGGCCGGGTCCAAGGCTTATTTTCGGTAACCTTActatttgaaatttataataaGTTTGACGGAATTTTTCAGGGAGCTCTAAGCCCTCCTAATACCCACTCTAATATCGCGCATGCATGTGCACGCAGACTCGATTACAACAGCAAATCTAGATGTAATATGCGAGCGTACAAGAATACAAACATATGGCGCGCTTCTATACCAATGACGTAACGTCAGATCGTAAAAATGACGTGAAACGtgtcttttgattttgaatatcGGACTTGACGGAAGAATCTTATCATGGAGAGGTAGGAGTGACGGTTAAAACTAAGTCTATCAGCTAGTATTATTAACATTTAGTATATTTAACATTAAGCCACTAAATTTATCAGTGCTAACGTGTAACGTTTCTAAAGCGCCGCACAGAAGCGTGGATTTCcgaaattttttaacataaaagaTAGGATATtgctaaaatatttctttttgcaGTTTTTACATGATTTTGTTATCAGTCCCAGTAACCttgtaattttatcatatttcttcaaattaaaaaaatataaaccctTCTCAAATCAGTTGCGGAGTAAATGTTGAAATGACGTTGCCAAGAGCGATGAGGGGGTAATGCGTTGTGTTATGGTGATACCTCATAGTTACGGCGCCATTCGGTAGCGAACGGACGTGCAAAGATTCAGAgcgaaaaaaattgaaatttcacaATGAAACGGCGACATTCTTTTGACGAATTTTGTGCTGAGGAAAGCATAAGGGTATAATACAccgaaatataattttttaataattattttaccaGAGTTTTAAATGTACTAAggaaaatttattatataccATATATCGCACAAGGTGACACAAGATGGTAGAAATGTATTTCGCATTTTCGGTCAAACCAACTTAAAAGAATAACATTAAAACGCAGGGAAAAATACGTTTTATaacacatttataattttttttgtgaattacttcttaaaataaacaatttgttaATTTGTAAGAATAAATGATCCCACTTCTACATACCGGTATACCTACTATTCtacatttttgttgttgaaatacTGTAGGTCAAAAGAAGGAAAACAAGACGGGGAAAGAAAGGTGGGAGGAGACATTGTCCTCGTGTGTCTCCCGCTCCCTCACCCGACTTTCAGACCGGCCAGGCTGTGTGTGATGCAACAAACCTCTCTCAGTGCAACATGGACACTGTTGAAAAAGATCGTGTTGCAAGAGACCATGCAATCTATCAACCCATAAACATTGTCAATGAGAGTGAGAAATGGAATTTTGCACAAGATGTGTCGCATGTGGCAGGCGATACAATTGCCGCACAAAAATCGCAACAAGACTTTCAGATTGACATCGGTACAGTCAGAGAAAGTGACGATAGTGTAGTCACGCTGTCACAGGAGGATCTTCTCGGGGTGTTGCAAGGACTAAATAGCACATACAACATGGCAGAAACTGCCCCCGAGGATCAACCTTTTCAAGTGGTTATGGACGGTTCCTCCATGTACCTCGTTGGCCCGCAAAACCAACTGTACCTCTCGGTGGGCCCTCAAACTGGAGATGCCATCACGCCAGACTCACAACTGTTGTGCACCATAGAACCGACCATTGATCAAGTCTGCCAGTCCCCCGACAACCTTGGCTACTCcgtaagtctctctctctctctctctctctctctctctctctctctctctctctctctcagtactCGTGTACTTCACTGTCCTCTTCTCTTTCTCAGCACCAGTACACAACTCAGTCTTTTTCTGacaaaataaaggaaaggcTAGAGAACTGGGTAAGATGTCGTATATAATATATGCAAAtagaaaaagtaaaacaaatgtACGAAAAAATGCGTTTCGAATATTGACAATAGAAGTCATTTACTAAATCGTGGCTTCTGTGTACTCATATAGCTCTCCTTTTAAATTCTCACGATGAAAACACAGAGCTTTTCCTAAAACTAGCAAAAATCCGTATATCAAAATTAAGCCTGCACATGTACctatatttaatgatttttaattatcattccgattctttttttttcagtattatGCGACAATGGATATTGACCGAAAGGAAGCTCATTTGCTAAAATATCCGTCTCACCTGGTAAGTCTGTTTTCATTCAGCAGGTCCACCtttaaactttgtttttaaaatgtagtCATGGTGGATACAACATTTCAACAATTATTGCATCGTTTAATATGTCAATGTCCTTAGCCCCTTCATATAACATGTGTATATTCAAAGTGTTTGTTATCAGTACTGTAGATTCATTAGAATTCGCGATGACTttattttcgtggatttcgtagGCCTTTCAGTCCATCATTTTATATCTTTAACGAATTATAAAccataaaatgatacaaaaaagtCCAAAATCCACTAAATTATGTCTCATTAACATGAAGAAATAAATGACGAATATTCCCCAACGAAATCTAGGGATTCACAGTAAGCGACATTTCACTGGAAAGTTGTATCTTCAATATATCTTTACAGCTTGAATGGTCAGAGCGTGTCAAGTTCAGCCATACACGAAAATGGAAGCAGTTAG
This genomic window from Magallana gigas chromosome 5, xbMagGiga1.1, whole genome shotgun sequence contains:
- the LOC105319030 gene encoding uncharacterized protein isoform X1 — translated: MKRRHSFDEFCAEESIRVKRRKTRRGKKGGRRHCPRVSPAPSPDFQTGQAVCDATNLSQCNMDTVEKDRVARDHAIYQPINIVNESEKWNFAQDVSHVAGDTIAAQKSQQDFQIDIGTVRESDDSVVTLSQEDLLGVLQGLNSTYNMAETAPEDQPFQVVMDGSSMYLVGPQNQLYLSVGPQTGDAITPDSQLLCTIEPTIDQVCQSPDNLGYSHQYTTQSFSDKIKERLENWYYATMDIDRKEAHLLKYPSHLLEWSERVKFSHTRKWKQLEYHAPDYSKFCS
- the LOC105319030 gene encoding uncharacterized protein isoform X3, translating into MDTVEKDRVARDHAIYQPINIVNESEKWNFAQDVSHVAGDTIAAQKSQQDFQIDIGTVRESDDSVVTLSQEDLLGVLQGLNSTYNMAETAPEDQPFQVVMDGSSMYLVGPQNQLYLSVGPQTGDAITPDSQLLCTIEPTIDQVCQSPDNLGYSHQYTTQSFSDKIKERLENWYYATMDIDRKEAHLLKYPSHLLEWSERVKFSHTRKWKQLEYHAPDYSKFCS
- the LOC105319030 gene encoding uncharacterized protein isoform X2, which codes for MKRRHSFDEFCAEESIRVKRRKTRRGKKGGRRHCPRVSPAPSPDFQTGQAVCDATNLSQCNMDTVEKDRVARDHAIYQPINIVNESEKWNFAQDVSHVAGDTIAAQKSQQDFQIDIGTVRESDDSVVTLSQEDLLGVLQGLNSTYNMAETAPEDQPFQVVMDGSSMYLVGPQNQLYLSVGPQTGDAITPDSQLLCTIEPTIDQVCQSPDNLGYSYYATMDIDRKEAHLLKYPSHLLEWSERVKFSHTRKWKQLEYHAPDYSKFCS